From one Humulus lupulus chromosome 8, drHumLupu1.1, whole genome shotgun sequence genomic stretch:
- the LOC133794323 gene encoding gibberellin 2-beta-dioxygenase 8 translates to MQYSNTTEVERVRKIIESFLNQPLLTNIMDSDPPLYKAYKTLFDKTINELALQNSNNHQLSSSPVVVVDECELPLIDLSRLSLGEAEREDCKSQIARASREWGFFQVINHGISRELSEKMRSDQEKVFKQPFDKKSQEDKYLKFSAGSYRWGTPTATCLRQLSWSEAFHIPLNSVSSPDNNAHHNNTDHFRSTVEQFAKTISNLALKLAEILAEKLGHDPSYFKENCLPSTCYLRMNRYPPCPVPSEVFGLMPHTDSDFLTILLQYNVGGLQLVKDGKWIAVKPNPDALIINIGDLFQAWSNDVYKSVEHRVVTNAHVERFSTAYFLCPSYDTVLDNGFEPSVYRKFSFREYRRQVQDDVTKLGFKIGLPRFLKVTR, encoded by the exons ATGCAATACAGCAATACTACTGAAGTGGAGCGTGTGAGAAAAATCATCGAATCATTTCTGAACCAG CCACTATTGACCAATATAATGGACTCGGACCCACCATTGTACAAGGCCTACAAGACCCTCTTCGACAAAACCATCAACGAATTAGCCCTTCAAAACAGCAATAATCACCAGCTGTCATCATCACCAGTCGTCGTCGTCGACGAGTGCGAGCTGCCGTTGATCGACTTGAGCCGCCTCAGTCTCGGCGAGGCCGAGAGAGAGGATTGCAAGTCCCAGATAGCTAGGGCTTCGCGGGAATGGGGTTTCTTTCAAGTGATCAACCATGGGATCTCAAGAGAGCTCTCCGAGAAGATGAGGTCAGACCAGGAGAAAGTGTTTAAGCAACCCTTTGACAAAAAGAGCCAAGAAGATAAGTACCTCAAATTCTCTGCTGGAAGCTACCGTTGGGGGACACCTACGGCCACATGCCTACGCCAGTTGTCGTGGTCTGAAGCTTTTCACATTCCTCTCAACAGTGTTTCTTCCCCCGATAATAATGCTCATCACAATAACACTGATCATTTCAG ATCAACAGTGGAACAGTTCGCCAAAACAATTTCCAATTTGGCTCTGAAACTGGCTGAGATTTTAGCGGAGAAACTGGGCCACGATCCAAGTTACTTCAAAGAAAATTGTTTACCAAGCACTTGTTACCTTAGAATGAATCGTTACCCGCCATGTCCTGTCCCATCGGAGGTCTTTGGCCTGATGCCACACACCGATAGCGACTTCCTCACTATACTCCTTCAGTACAACGTTGGAGGGCTTCAATTGGTTAAAGACGGCAAATGGATTGCTGTCAAGCCTAATCCGGACGCTCTCATTATCAACATCGGAGACTTATTTCAG GCATGGAGCAACGATGTCTATAAGAGTGTGGAACACCGAGTTGTGACAAATGCGCACGTGGAACGGTTCTCTACCGCGTATTTCCTTTGTCCATCGTACGACACCGTTTTAGATAATGGTTTCGAGCCTTCCGTCTATAGAAAATTCAGCTTTAGGGAATATCGAAGGCAGGTCCAAGACGATGTTACCAAATTGGGTTTCAAAATAGGACTTCCTAGGTTTCTTAAAGTTACCCGATAG